The following coding sequences lie in one Deltaproteobacteria bacterium genomic window:
- a CDS encoding two pore domain potassium channel family protein yields MAFFEPHTRPLLSQRAFARRLASFLLVGALIDLAIVLAGALGFRLTGGLGWLDAIVDAAMTITGNGPRHPVATAAGKVFISLYALAGGTGYIIVVAIVLAPALHRLLHVFHVRAPEDT; encoded by the coding sequence GTGGCCTTCTTCGAGCCGCATACCCGGCCCTTGCTCTCGCAGCGGGCGTTCGCGCGGCGACTCGCGAGCTTCCTCCTCGTGGGGGCGCTCATCGATCTGGCGATCGTGCTCGCCGGCGCGCTCGGCTTTCGCCTCACCGGCGGCCTGGGCTGGCTCGACGCCATCGTCGACGCGGCCATGACCATCACCGGCAACGGCCCCCGGCATCCCGTCGCCACCGCCGCGGGCAAGGTCTTCATCTCGCTCTACGCGCTCGCCGGAGGCACCGGCTACATCATCGTGGTGGCCATCGTGCTCGCGCCGGCGCTGCATCGGCTGCTGCACGTCTTCCACGTCCGCGCGCCCGAGGACACCTGA
- a CDS encoding plasma-membrane proton-efflux P-type ATPase, whose protein sequence is MRPSPDAARPSEPADGASIGETDLHTGLTATAAAARQSQYGPNALQEKHESAALKLLRYFWGPIPWMIEVAAVLSALVRHWADFAIIAAMLFINALVGFWQEHKADTAIALLRQRLALRARVLRDGTWAEFPAAELVPGDIIHVRLGDILPADVRLREGDSLSVDQSALTGESLPVDKKLGDAAYSGSIARSGEMSAQVTATGMHTFFGKTAGLVEKAGAVSHFQRAVMRIGDFLIAVTLVLVAVILVAAFIRKEPMVEALLFALILTVAAIPVALPAVLSVTLAVGAERLARMKAIVSRLVSIEELAGVDVLCSDKTGTLTQNRLTLGEPAVFGDAQSADAITAAALTCAPGSDDAIDQAIVKAVPDAAARARFQVVKLRPFDPVHKRATAEVTEGEHHFQVAKGAPQVILELVEPSPELRAQVEKRVDDLAAQGYRTLGVARTDASGHWRLLALLPLFDPPRADSASTIDAARGMGVTVKMVTGDHLAIAKQIARRLHLGDRIRVAAQVVGTGEASIEAVEQADGFAQVFPEHKFKIVKALQAAGHIVGMTGDGVNDAPALKQADVGIAVSGATDAARAAAALVLTGEGLSVITQAIEEARRIFERMTAYATYRIAETIRLLLFMMLSILVFRFYPVTAAMIVLLALLNDIPIMMIAYDNAAVAPRPVRWQMPRVLTVASVLGLLGVVASFGLFWFVVRVMHLPRDTVQTLIFLKLLVAGHLTIYLTRNTGPIWQRPFPSWKLIATTECTQVLGTLAAVYGWFVNPIGWKLALLVWAYALTWFFINSGAKMLTYRVLAGWQAQRTRGTPGLPMAPRPAPLRA, encoded by the coding sequence ATGAGGCCATCCCCGGATGCCGCGCGCCCGAGCGAGCCAGCCGACGGCGCATCGATCGGCGAGACCGACCTGCACACCGGGCTCACCGCGACCGCGGCCGCGGCGCGGCAGAGCCAGTACGGCCCGAACGCCCTCCAGGAGAAGCACGAGAGCGCAGCGCTGAAGCTGCTCCGCTACTTCTGGGGGCCCATCCCCTGGATGATCGAGGTGGCCGCGGTGCTCTCGGCCCTCGTCCGCCACTGGGCCGACTTCGCGATCATCGCTGCCATGCTGTTCATCAACGCGCTGGTGGGCTTCTGGCAGGAGCACAAGGCCGACACCGCCATCGCCCTGCTCAGGCAGCGGCTGGCCCTGCGCGCCCGGGTCTTGCGCGACGGCACGTGGGCCGAGTTCCCTGCGGCCGAGCTGGTGCCAGGCGACATCATCCACGTGCGCCTGGGCGACATCCTCCCCGCCGACGTGCGCTTGCGAGAGGGCGACTCCCTGAGCGTGGACCAGTCGGCGCTGACCGGGGAGTCGCTGCCCGTGGACAAGAAGCTCGGCGACGCCGCCTACTCCGGCTCCATTGCCCGCTCCGGCGAGATGAGCGCCCAGGTCACGGCCACGGGGATGCACACGTTCTTCGGCAAGACCGCGGGCCTGGTGGAGAAGGCCGGCGCCGTCTCGCACTTCCAGCGTGCGGTCATGCGCATCGGCGACTTCCTCATCGCGGTAACGCTGGTGCTGGTGGCGGTGATCCTGGTGGCCGCGTTCATCCGCAAGGAGCCGATGGTGGAGGCGCTGCTCTTTGCGCTCATCCTCACCGTGGCGGCCATCCCGGTGGCCCTGCCCGCCGTGCTCTCGGTGACCCTGGCCGTCGGCGCGGAGCGGCTGGCGCGCATGAAGGCCATCGTCTCGCGGCTGGTGTCCATCGAGGAGCTGGCCGGCGTCGACGTGCTCTGCTCCGACAAGACCGGCACGCTGACCCAGAATCGGCTCACCCTGGGCGAGCCAGCCGTCTTCGGCGACGCCCAGAGCGCCGACGCCATCACCGCCGCGGCACTCACCTGCGCGCCCGGCAGCGATGACGCCATCGATCAGGCCATCGTGAAGGCCGTACCCGACGCCGCCGCACGGGCACGCTTTCAGGTGGTGAAGCTCCGGCCCTTCGACCCGGTGCACAAGCGCGCCACGGCCGAGGTCACGGAAGGCGAGCACCACTTCCAGGTGGCCAAGGGCGCGCCGCAGGTCATCCTCGAGCTGGTCGAACCCTCACCCGAGCTCCGCGCGCAGGTGGAGAAGCGCGTGGATGACCTGGCCGCGCAGGGCTACCGCACGCTGGGTGTGGCCCGCACCGACGCGTCCGGGCACTGGCGGCTCCTCGCCCTGCTCCCGCTCTTCGATCCGCCGCGCGCCGACTCGGCCTCGACGATCGATGCGGCGCGGGGGATGGGGGTCACGGTGAAGATGGTGACCGGCGACCACCTCGCCATCGCCAAGCAGATCGCGAGGCGACTGCACCTGGGCGATCGCATCCGCGTCGCCGCGCAGGTGGTCGGCACCGGCGAGGCCTCCATCGAGGCCGTGGAGCAGGCCGACGGCTTCGCCCAGGTCTTCCCGGAGCACAAGTTCAAGATCGTCAAGGCGCTGCAGGCTGCGGGGCACATCGTGGGCATGACCGGCGACGGCGTGAACGACGCCCCCGCCCTCAAGCAGGCCGACGTGGGCATCGCGGTGAGCGGCGCGACGGATGCGGCCCGGGCTGCCGCTGCGCTGGTGCTCACCGGCGAGGGGCTCTCGGTGATCACCCAGGCCATCGAGGAGGCGCGCCGCATCTTCGAGCGCATGACCGCCTATGCCACCTACCGCATCGCCGAGACCATCCGCCTCCTGCTCTTCATGATGCTCTCCATCCTGGTCTTCAGGTTCTACCCGGTGACCGCGGCGATGATCGTGCTGCTGGCCCTGCTCAACGACATCCCCATCATGATGATCGCCTACGACAACGCCGCGGTCGCGCCCCGGCCGGTGCGCTGGCAGATGCCCCGGGTGCTCACCGTCGCCTCGGTGCTCGGGCTTCTGGGCGTGGTGGCGAGCTTTGGTCTCTTCTGGTTCGTCGTGCGCGTGATGCACCTGCCCCGCGACACCGTCCAGACCCTCATCTTCCTCAAGCTGCTGGTGGCGGGGCACCTCACCATCTACCTCACGCGCAACACCGGTCCCATCTGGCAGCGGCCCTTCCCGAGCTGGAAGCTCATCGCGACCACCGAGTGCACCCAGGTGCTGGGCACGCTCGCTGCGGTCTATGGCTGGTTCGTCAACCCCATCGGCTGGAAGCTGGCCCTGCTGGTCTGGGCCTATGCGCTGACGTGGTTCTTCATCAACAGCGGCGCCAAGATGCTCACCTACCGAGTCTTGGCGGGCTGGCAGGCGCAGAGGACCCGGGGGACGCCAGGCCTCCCCATGGCGCCACGCCCAGCTCCGCTGCGGGCGTGA
- the pduL gene encoding phosphate propanoyltransferase, translated as MTRSGDNAVLPVAVSGRHVHLSREDCELLFGPDHELIRSRDVTQPGQYACVEAVSVVGPAATLEQVAVVGPLRAQTQVELSRTDAIRIGVDPPVRESGHLANTPGVILRGPRGSVELRQGAIVALRHLHATPEDARRLGLRDGAHISVRVRGPRALVFEDVVVRVSPSFKLDVHLDTDEANAAGVERGGTCEIVA; from the coding sequence ATGACTCGCAGCGGTGACAACGCCGTGCTTCCCGTGGCGGTGAGCGGCCGGCACGTGCACCTCTCGCGCGAGGATTGCGAGCTGCTCTTCGGGCCGGACCACGAGCTGATCCGGTCCCGGGACGTGACGCAGCCGGGGCAGTACGCGTGCGTGGAGGCGGTGTCCGTGGTGGGGCCTGCCGCCACGCTGGAGCAGGTGGCGGTCGTGGGGCCGCTGCGCGCCCAGACCCAGGTGGAGCTCTCGCGAACCGACGCCATCCGCATCGGCGTGGACCCGCCGGTGCGCGAGTCGGGCCACCTCGCCAACACGCCCGGGGTGATCCTCCGCGGCCCCCGCGGCAGCGTCGAGCTTCGCCAGGGCGCGATCGTCGCCCTCCGCCACCTGCACGCCACGCCCGAAGACGCCCGACGGCTCGGCCTCCGCGACGGGGCGCACATCTCCGTGCGCGTGCGTGGACCGCGCGCGCTGGTGTTCGAGGACGTGGTGGTGCGCGTCAGCCCGAGCTTCAAGCTCGACGTCCACCTGGACACCGACGAGGCCAACGCGGCGGGTGTCGAGCGCGGCGGCACCTGCGAGATCGTGGCCTGA